From Mycolicibacterium cosmeticum, a single genomic window includes:
- a CDS encoding PucR family transcriptional regulator encodes MAMTVKTALELEVFSRVPLKVYAGEENLNRPIRWVHPTEIPDIATFLSGGEMLLTAGLGIGSTAEQQVRYLDEIADAQAAVLIIELSGRAFAAMPDALVNAARERGFPLVGLDGELPFVEVSAQVHESIIDQRVLDLSAYERLNATFMQLLLAGRDPVLFTDALAAEVGHPVVLEDATCQVVAYSGASDAGDAVLAEWEHHSRIDHDSAAGDGNPNEAHNCSRRAVVLRGERWGWLHVLHDGTAVSGTAGYALDRATDGIAITLLGARESGAKSAQRQNALVSRLLLGDISGDAFVSRALRIGRDFREHALVVIFVCRENPIGNSGDDAIEELCRGMRVPAVVADLGEHTLAIVGLTRTSSEKQVVQRLSALNVRAGISRPVSANQLPTAVDQARSAASVAAARPEKAVHRFDDLGVLRLLASLAGGPELARYIEDELGPVLKHDAKATNPLLPTLRTYLACDGNKSQAAAELFVQRRTLYYRLERITSLLGRSLDDPDTRQALVFAVRGHDLLHRGNR; translated from the coding sequence ATGGCAATGACGGTCAAGACCGCCCTCGAACTGGAGGTATTCAGCCGTGTCCCGCTGAAGGTCTACGCCGGCGAGGAAAACCTGAACCGCCCGATCCGCTGGGTTCATCCCACCGAAATCCCCGACATCGCGACCTTCCTCAGCGGCGGCGAGATGTTGCTGACCGCGGGCCTGGGCATCGGTTCCACCGCCGAGCAGCAAGTCCGCTACCTCGACGAGATCGCCGACGCGCAGGCCGCGGTGCTGATCATCGAACTGAGCGGGCGCGCGTTCGCCGCCATGCCCGACGCGTTGGTCAACGCCGCACGCGAGCGCGGCTTCCCCCTGGTAGGGCTCGACGGCGAACTGCCTTTCGTCGAGGTGTCGGCGCAGGTGCACGAATCGATCATCGACCAGCGGGTGCTGGATCTGAGCGCTTATGAGCGGCTCAACGCCACCTTCATGCAATTGTTGCTGGCCGGCCGCGACCCGGTGCTGTTCACCGACGCGCTGGCCGCCGAAGTCGGCCACCCCGTCGTGCTCGAGGACGCCACCTGTCAGGTCGTCGCCTACTCGGGAGCCTCCGATGCCGGTGACGCGGTGCTGGCCGAATGGGAGCATCATTCCCGCATCGACCACGACTCAGCAGCCGGCGACGGCAACCCCAACGAAGCGCACAACTGCAGCCGGCGGGCGGTGGTGCTGCGCGGGGAACGGTGGGGCTGGCTGCATGTCCTGCACGACGGTACCGCGGTGTCGGGCACCGCGGGCTATGCGCTGGACCGGGCCACCGACGGCATCGCCATCACCCTGCTCGGCGCGCGGGAGAGCGGAGCGAAATCCGCGCAGCGGCAGAACGCTCTGGTCAGCCGGTTGCTGCTGGGCGACATCTCCGGCGACGCGTTCGTCAGCAGGGCCCTGCGGATCGGTCGCGACTTTCGCGAACACGCGCTGGTGGTCATCTTCGTCTGCCGGGAGAATCCGATCGGGAATTCCGGTGACGACGCCATCGAGGAGCTGTGCCGTGGCATGCGGGTACCCGCCGTGGTCGCCGACCTCGGCGAGCACACCCTGGCGATCGTCGGGTTGACCAGGACGAGTTCGGAAAAGCAAGTGGTGCAGCGGCTTTCCGCGCTGAACGTGCGGGCCGGGATCAGCCGTCCGGTCAGCGCCAATCAGCTTCCGACGGCCGTCGACCAGGCCCGCAGTGCCGCCTCGGTGGCGGCGGCCCGCCCGGAGAAGGCGGTGCACCGATTCGACGACCTGGGTGTGCTGCGCCTGCTGGCGTCGCTGGCCGGCGGTCCCGAGCTGGCCCGCTACATCGAAGACGAACTCGGCCCGGTGCTCAAGCACGACGCCAAGGCCACCAACCCGCTGCTGCCCACCTTGCGCACCTACCTGGCGTGTGACGGGAACAAGTCCCAAGCCGCCGCGGAACTGTTCGTCCAGCGGCGCACGCTGTACTACCGGCTGGAGCGCATCACCAGCCTGCTCGGCCGTTCGCTCGACGACCCCGACACCCGGCAGGCGCTGGTGTTCGCCGTGCGCGGGCACGATCTGCTGCATCGCGGCAACCGCTGA
- a CDS encoding VOC family protein → MPAPTLPTLRAVDHVAYTVPDLDEAVRFFVDHFAAELVFTDGPFVDESGDGMRRRLDVDPRARCTIAMIRIGKHHNVELFEYSAPGQRIERPRNSDIGGHHLAFYVDDIEAAYDYVRAIPGVVVQEGPNGVDPAAPVAGQRWFYFQTPWGMQLELTTCATEGFYDGLPGAGMAPPSAQWR, encoded by the coding sequence ATGCCCGCTCCCACGCTGCCCACGTTGCGGGCCGTGGATCACGTCGCCTATACCGTGCCCGACCTCGACGAGGCCGTCCGGTTCTTCGTCGACCACTTCGCGGCCGAGCTCGTCTTCACCGACGGTCCCTTCGTCGACGAATCCGGTGACGGGATGCGCCGCCGGCTCGATGTCGATCCACGGGCCCGCTGCACCATCGCGATGATCCGGATCGGCAAGCACCACAACGTGGAACTGTTCGAGTACAGCGCGCCCGGTCAACGCATCGAACGCCCCCGCAACAGCGATATCGGGGGGCATCACCTGGCCTTCTACGTCGACGACATCGAGGCCGCGTACGACTACGTGCGGGCGATCCCCGGCGTCGTCGTGCAGGAGGGTCCCAACGGTGTCGACCCGGCGGCGCCGGTGGCCGGGCAGCGTTGGTTCTACTTCCAGACACCGTGGGGTATGCAGTTGGAGCTGACCACGTGTGCCACCGAGGGTTTCTACGACGGCCTGCCCGGCGCCGGCATGGCCCCGCCGAGCGCGCAATGGCGATGA
- a CDS encoding FAD-dependent oxidoreductase, producing the protein MAISASAVQSHVITDPPDVLDTDIAIVGSGMGGGTLAYALRESGARVLIIEQGDFLPIERENWSFDAVHTGGRYKNSAAWRDASTGTDFVPGNYHYVGGSTKLYGATLPRFRECDFGEIEHVDGVSPAWPVSYDELEPYYCQAERMFWVHSNKGEDPTDPWRSQDYPFPGVPHEGAMARLVESAKRQGLHPFSAPQALDRRPGGACVLCYTCDSFACMVDAKGDADVAAVRPALHGGAGNIRLLTNAEVTRLDTDATGRRVTSASIIHSGRRIQVRAKRFVLACGAVNTAALLLRSASDDHPNGLANSSDQVGRNYMAHVTTFFLAIDPRRKNEAVYQKTIGINDWYSAGPTNKYPLGNVQGLGKLRGPQAKMGKPWVPMPILDEVTKYTLDLFIQTEDLPLPENRVTLGAGGQITLTRRETNLAAHHELISNMKTVVRKAGFPVVMTRSLGVEATSHQCGTAVMGDDPATSVVDAGLRTHDLDNLWIADTSVFPSSAAVNPAITAAALALRLGHSGALTA; encoded by the coding sequence ATGGCCATTTCCGCGTCCGCCGTGCAATCGCACGTGATCACCGACCCGCCCGACGTTCTCGACACCGACATCGCGATCGTCGGGTCCGGCATGGGCGGCGGCACCCTGGCCTACGCGCTGCGGGAATCCGGCGCGCGGGTCCTGATCATCGAGCAAGGGGACTTCCTGCCCATCGAGAGGGAGAACTGGTCGTTCGACGCCGTGCACACCGGAGGCCGGTACAAGAACTCGGCGGCGTGGCGCGACGCCAGCACCGGCACCGACTTCGTGCCGGGCAACTACCACTACGTGGGCGGCTCCACCAAGCTGTACGGGGCGACACTGCCGCGCTTCCGGGAATGCGACTTCGGCGAGATCGAACACGTCGACGGCGTCTCACCGGCGTGGCCGGTGTCCTACGACGAGCTCGAGCCGTACTACTGCCAGGCCGAGCGGATGTTCTGGGTGCACAGCAACAAGGGCGAGGATCCCACCGATCCGTGGCGCTCGCAGGATTATCCCTTTCCCGGTGTGCCGCACGAGGGCGCGATGGCCCGGCTGGTGGAGAGCGCGAAACGGCAAGGATTGCATCCCTTTTCGGCGCCACAGGCGCTGGACCGCCGCCCCGGAGGTGCTTGCGTCCTGTGTTACACCTGCGATTCGTTCGCCTGCATGGTCGATGCCAAGGGCGACGCCGACGTCGCCGCGGTACGCCCCGCGCTGCACGGTGGGGCAGGCAACATCCGGTTGCTGACCAACGCGGAGGTCACCAGACTGGACACCGATGCCACGGGCCGGCGCGTCACCTCGGCGTCGATCATCCATAGCGGACGCCGCATCCAGGTGCGGGCCAAGCGTTTCGTGCTTGCCTGTGGCGCGGTGAACACCGCGGCCCTGCTCCTGCGCTCGGCCTCCGATGATCATCCGAACGGACTGGCCAACAGCTCCGATCAAGTGGGGCGCAACTACATGGCGCATGTCACCACGTTCTTCCTGGCCATCGATCCGCGCCGCAAGAACGAAGCCGTCTATCAGAAGACGATCGGCATCAACGACTGGTACTCCGCCGGGCCGACCAACAAGTACCCACTCGGCAACGTCCAGGGGTTGGGCAAACTCCGTGGTCCCCAAGCCAAGATGGGCAAGCCCTGGGTGCCGATGCCGATTCTCGACGAGGTCACCAAATACACCCTGGACCTGTTCATCCAGACCGAAGATCTGCCGCTGCCCGAGAACCGGGTCACCCTCGGCGCCGGCGGCCAGATCACCTTGACCCGGCGGGAAACCAACCTGGCCGCCCACCACGAACTCATCTCGAACATGAAGACCGTCGTACGCAAGGCGGGTTTCCCGGTGGTGATGACCCGCAGCCTGGGCGTCGAGGCAACCTCGCATCAGTGCGGCACCGCGGTGATGGGTGACGACCCGGCCACCAGTGTCGTCGACGCCGGCCTGCGCACCCACGACCTGGACAACCTGTGGATCGCCGACACCTCGGTCTTCCCGTCCTCGGCCGCGGTCAACCCCGCGATCACGGCGGCGGCCCTGGCCCTGCGGCTCGGTCACTCCGGCGCGCTCACCGCGTAA
- a CDS encoding aspartate ammonia-lyase, with the protein MTAQAPPAELRRERDSLGDYEVPASAYYGVHTARALDNFPISGIAVSTYPHFVDALAAVKQAAAQANSELDLLDARQAHAIVSACGEIRDGRLHDQFVVDVVQGGAGTSTNMNANEVIANRALELMGHRRGDYDRLHPLEHVNRSQSTNDVYPTAIKVALQVQIRTLHATLLAVAEAFGRKATEFASVLKMGRTQLQDAVPMTLGQEFSTYAVMVAEDADRLLEAALLVSEINLGGTAIGTGLNAHPRYAALACERLSDITGFALSTAGNLVEATQDVGAFVQLSGVLKRTALKLSKICNDLRLLSSGPRSGFNEINLPAMQAGSSIMPGKVNPVIPEVVNQVAFEVTGNDVTISMAAEAGQLQLNAFEPIIAHCLFQSLAHLDAACRTLVDRCIVGITANRDRLHDSVTHSIGVITALTPYIGYAASARIAKTASRTDRSIPDLVVEEGLLSAEQVDRLLAPEALVGPRELLSMIADKKEDLT; encoded by the coding sequence ATGACGGCGCAGGCGCCGCCGGCCGAGCTGCGGCGCGAGCGCGACTCCCTCGGTGACTACGAAGTCCCCGCGTCGGCGTACTACGGCGTGCACACCGCCCGAGCCCTGGACAACTTCCCGATCTCGGGTATCGCGGTGTCGACCTATCCCCATTTCGTCGATGCCCTGGCCGCGGTGAAACAGGCTGCCGCGCAGGCCAACAGCGAGCTGGACCTGCTCGATGCGCGGCAGGCGCACGCGATCGTGTCGGCGTGCGGCGAGATCCGGGATGGCCGCCTGCACGACCAGTTCGTGGTGGACGTGGTCCAGGGTGGCGCCGGCACCTCGACCAACATGAACGCCAATGAGGTGATCGCCAACCGCGCCCTGGAGTTGATGGGACACCGGCGCGGCGACTACGACCGGCTGCATCCCCTCGAGCATGTGAACCGCAGCCAGAGCACCAACGATGTCTATCCGACCGCGATCAAGGTTGCCTTGCAGGTGCAGATCCGCACGTTGCACGCCACCCTGCTGGCGGTGGCGGAAGCGTTCGGGCGCAAGGCGACCGAGTTCGCCTCCGTCTTGAAGATGGGCCGCACCCAGCTTCAGGATGCGGTGCCGATGACGCTTGGCCAGGAATTCAGCACGTACGCGGTCATGGTGGCCGAAGACGCCGACCGGCTGCTGGAGGCGGCGCTGCTGGTATCCGAGATCAACCTCGGCGGCACCGCGATCGGTACCGGCCTCAACGCTCATCCCCGGTATGCCGCTCTGGCCTGCGAGAGGTTATCCGATATCACCGGTTTCGCGCTGTCGACCGCGGGCAACCTGGTCGAGGCCACTCAGGATGTCGGCGCCTTCGTCCAACTCTCCGGTGTGCTCAAGCGCACGGCGCTCAAACTGTCCAAGATCTGCAACGACTTGCGGCTGTTGTCCTCGGGCCCGCGCTCGGGCTTCAACGAGATCAATCTGCCTGCGATGCAGGCCGGTTCGAGCATCATGCCGGGGAAGGTGAACCCGGTCATCCCGGAAGTGGTGAATCAGGTCGCCTTCGAGGTCACGGGCAACGACGTGACGATCAGCATGGCCGCCGAGGCCGGGCAGTTACAGCTCAACGCATTCGAGCCGATCATCGCCCACTGCCTATTCCAGTCGCTGGCGCACCTCGATGCGGCCTGCCGTACCCTCGTCGACCGCTGTATCGTCGGAATCACGGCCAACCGAGACCGGTTGCACGACTCGGTGACCCACTCCATCGGGGTCATCACTGCCCTGACTCCCTACATCGGTTACGCCGCTTCGGCCAGAATTGCCAAGACGGCGTCACGCACGGACCGATCCATCCCGGATCTGGTGGTCGAGGAAGGACTGCTGAGCGCCGAGCAGGTCGACCGGCTTCTCGCCCCCGAGGCTCTGGTCGGACCGCGGGAACTGCTGTCGATGATCGCCGACAAGAAAGAAGACCTGACATGA
- a CDS encoding ThuA domain-containing protein, with the protein MTNVLYLYGGWPGHSPYNIAEWTRGLVSELGFDIEESQDIFTLDRDLTGYDLIILGWNNALTTEDLSDSQEDHLLAAVEAGTGVAAWHGAAAAFRSSLRYHLMLGGDFLAHPAGEGHPQPYTVTITDHDHEVTRGVDDFPVASEQYYMSVDPNNTVLAETTFSGEHFAWFDGLTSPVAWVRQWGKGRVFYHSIGHAPQDLAGEDVRRLTKQGIAWAARR; encoded by the coding sequence ATGACCAACGTCTTGTACCTGTACGGCGGATGGCCCGGCCACAGCCCCTACAACATCGCCGAGTGGACCCGCGGCCTGGTTTCGGAGCTGGGCTTCGACATCGAAGAGTCCCAAGACATCTTCACCCTGGACCGCGACCTCACCGGCTACGACCTGATCATCTTGGGCTGGAACAACGCGCTGACCACCGAGGACCTGTCGGACTCCCAGGAAGACCACCTGCTGGCGGCGGTCGAGGCGGGCACCGGAGTGGCCGCCTGGCACGGCGCGGCGGCGGCGTTCCGGTCCAGCCTGCGCTACCACCTGATGCTGGGTGGCGACTTCCTGGCTCATCCCGCGGGCGAGGGTCATCCGCAGCCCTACACGGTGACCATCACCGATCACGACCACGAGGTGACCCGCGGCGTCGACGATTTCCCCGTGGCCTCCGAGCAGTACTACATGTCGGTGGATCCCAACAACACCGTGCTGGCCGAAACCACCTTCAGCGGTGAGCATTTCGCGTGGTTCGACGGACTGACGAGTCCGGTGGCCTGGGTGCGGCAGTGGGGGAAGGGCCGGGTTTTCTACCACTCGATCGGCCATGCCCCGCAAGATCTCGCGGGTGAGGACGTGCGACGCCTGACCAAGCAGGGTATTGCCTGGGCCGCGCGCCGGTAA
- a CDS encoding MFS transporter yields the protein MVSAPTERRLRKARTGVSVLFVCFGISMATWAVHLPSVQRATGMSTAMVGTILLVSGLGALTGMQVCGPLADRLGGATVGRYAAGAMAVSVLAPLAATSTAWVAAGALLFGTATGAADVAMNTAAVQVERAYRQPIMGSFHALFSMGSVAGSLLATIGFTLHLTTPAASAAVAAVVLVVLLAAAGLLRGAQLGDPAPVAAGEVAAPASTHRLQVVVLGSLAFLLLLSEGAAMDWSSLHAQQHFGSTPALGSIAFGCFVAAMTAGRFCADAVAGRFGAVATIRWGCAVAALGVTTVLLAPDMRLALAGWVLFGAGLAGGIPQVFTAAGNIGPGAGAALARVVGMGYVALLAGPALIGWLAELSSINTALALPLGAVVVCALAATAVRARERHP from the coding sequence ATGGTCTCGGCGCCCACCGAACGCCGGCTGAGGAAGGCGCGCACCGGCGTCAGCGTGCTGTTCGTGTGCTTCGGCATCAGCATGGCCACCTGGGCCGTGCACCTGCCGTCGGTGCAACGGGCCACCGGGATGTCCACGGCCATGGTCGGCACCATCCTGCTGGTCTCCGGGCTGGGCGCCCTGACGGGGATGCAGGTCTGCGGGCCACTGGCCGACCGGCTGGGCGGTGCGACGGTGGGGCGCTACGCCGCCGGCGCCATGGCGGTGAGCGTCCTCGCACCGCTCGCGGCAACCAGCACGGCGTGGGTAGCCGCGGGAGCCCTGCTCTTCGGTACGGCCACCGGTGCCGCCGACGTGGCGATGAACACGGCGGCGGTACAGGTCGAACGCGCCTACCGGCAGCCCATCATGGGATCCTTCCATGCCCTCTTCTCGATGGGCAGCGTCGCCGGATCGCTCTTGGCGACAATCGGTTTCACCCTCCACCTGACGACGCCGGCGGCATCGGCGGCGGTCGCCGCGGTCGTGCTGGTGGTGCTGCTGGCCGCCGCCGGACTTCTGCGTGGTGCGCAGCTGGGCGACCCGGCTCCCGTGGCGGCCGGCGAGGTGGCCGCACCGGCGTCGACACACCGGCTGCAGGTGGTCGTGCTGGGATCGCTGGCCTTCCTGCTGCTGCTGTCCGAAGGTGCGGCGATGGACTGGTCGAGCCTGCATGCCCAACAGCATTTCGGGAGCACCCCGGCGCTCGGGTCGATCGCCTTCGGCTGCTTCGTCGCCGCCATGACCGCGGGCAGGTTCTGCGCCGACGCCGTCGCCGGCCGGTTCGGTGCGGTGGCCACCATTCGGTGGGGCTGCGCGGTTGCCGCGCTGGGCGTGACCACCGTGCTGCTGGCCCCGGACATGCGGCTGGCCTTGGCCGGCTGGGTGCTGTTCGGCGCCGGACTGGCAGGCGGCATTCCGCAGGTGTTCACCGCCGCAGGCAATATCGGGCCTGGGGCAGGGGCTGCGCTGGCTCGGGTGGTCGGCATGGGTTACGTGGCGCTGCTGGCCGGGCCGGCGTTGATCGGCTGGCTGGCCGAACTCAGCTCCATCAACACCGCTTTGGCGCTCCCGCTGGGCGCGGTGGTGGTTTGTGCCCTCGCGGCCACGGCGGTGCGGGCACGGGAGCGACACCCGTAG
- a CDS encoding heme-binding protein, translated as MPETDWRERHLAAVTEEAALDFPSFGYHDAWALGTAMVSAATARTLPVAIAINFGEQRVFHAALAGSAATNDDWLARKFRAVAKHNCSSWALACAQRAEPADYFEAGGYRRSEIALAGGAVPLRVRGSLIGAVGVSGLAEEEDHRFVIEALRAFRA; from the coding sequence ATGCCCGAGACCGACTGGCGTGAACGGCACCTGGCCGCCGTGACCGAGGAGGCCGCGCTCGATTTCCCGTCCTTCGGATACCACGACGCGTGGGCACTGGGTACCGCGATGGTCAGCGCGGCAACGGCCCGCACCCTGCCGGTTGCGATCGCCATCAACTTCGGCGAGCAACGCGTCTTCCACGCCGCACTCGCCGGGTCGGCGGCGACCAACGACGACTGGTTGGCACGCAAGTTCCGCGCCGTCGCCAAGCACAACTGTTCGTCGTGGGCGCTGGCCTGTGCGCAGCGCGCCGAACCGGCGGACTACTTCGAGGCGGGCGGTTACCGGCGCAGCGAGATCGCCCTGGCCGGCGGAGCCGTGCCGCTGCGGGTGCGGGGCTCGCTGATCGGAGCCGTCGGCGTGTCCGGGTTGGCCGAAGAGGAGGATCACCGGTTCGTCATCGAGGCGCTGCGCGCCTTCCGGGCGTGA
- a CDS encoding oxidoreductase — protein MKTDPALAALFEPITLGTVAVRNRIVMTGHGTGMAKDYLPTDQHVAYYRERAMGGAGLIGMAFPQIHPTSQDVPGEPQAWLPEIVPGLRKITDAVHQYGARIVMQLGHGGRQGHSTFTERALWGPSNTPCPFNLEMPKEMELEDIDEIVAGHAIGARHAKQGGMDGVEIHSGYGGYLLASFLSPFSNHRDDEYGGSLQNRMRLVLRVIDAVRDEVGPDYLVGINLQGDDFSPGGLTIGDAQQIAQAITATGKIDYICVKAATYNEAHQNVPDMQHPKRIWESLAAAVKSVVDVPVIAVGRINDPHDAADILNLGHADLVAMTRQQIADPETVNKIAEGRLDEIRRCIGCNQGCIDRLFAITHSSCVHNPAAGYEQELGAGTLIQATFRRRVVVIGAGPAGMKAAEVAARQGHEVILIERRDRTGGQLRIAERIRGREEIRGVIDHLDVMIRKHGVDLRLGWAPSADDVLELRPDHIIVATGSAPGPDIVGNLAQGKPFTPGLDQEHVLSVWDVLEDDKPVGRHVVIVDDGEGGWKGIGLALQLRADGHEVDFLTPLPYVGAKLGPFSANLAVPRIHASGMVTHPFTRLEAVTGSTVDILEKGAPARIANVDTVILAGWHRPVTDLYFALKGRGVPIERVGDAIASRTMMDAVHEGERAARRIRGSAADTETAAAAPAFAGY, from the coding sequence GTGAAGACCGACCCTGCCCTGGCCGCCCTGTTCGAGCCGATCACGCTCGGCACCGTGGCGGTCCGTAACCGCATCGTCATGACCGGGCACGGCACCGGGATGGCCAAGGACTACCTGCCCACCGACCAGCACGTCGCGTACTACCGGGAGCGCGCCATGGGCGGCGCCGGCCTGATCGGGATGGCGTTCCCGCAAATCCATCCCACCTCGCAGGACGTCCCCGGGGAGCCGCAGGCCTGGCTCCCCGAGATCGTGCCGGGTCTGCGCAAGATCACCGACGCCGTGCACCAGTACGGTGCCCGCATCGTCATGCAGCTCGGACACGGTGGACGCCAAGGGCATTCGACCTTCACCGAGCGCGCGTTGTGGGGGCCGTCGAACACGCCGTGCCCGTTCAACCTCGAGATGCCCAAGGAGATGGAACTCGAGGACATCGACGAGATCGTCGCCGGTCACGCCATCGGCGCCCGGCACGCCAAGCAGGGCGGTATGGACGGGGTGGAAATACATTCCGGCTACGGTGGTTACCTGCTGGCGTCGTTCCTGTCACCGTTCTCCAACCACCGCGACGACGAGTACGGTGGCTCACTGCAGAACCGGATGCGCTTGGTGCTGCGGGTGATCGACGCGGTGCGCGACGAGGTCGGACCCGACTACCTGGTCGGCATCAATCTGCAGGGCGACGATTTCAGCCCGGGCGGGCTGACCATCGGGGACGCCCAGCAGATCGCCCAGGCCATCACCGCGACCGGCAAGATCGACTACATCTGCGTGAAGGCCGCCACATACAACGAGGCACACCAAAACGTGCCGGACATGCAGCACCCGAAGCGAATCTGGGAGAGCCTGGCCGCCGCGGTGAAATCCGTCGTGGACGTCCCCGTCATCGCGGTCGGCCGGATCAACGACCCGCACGATGCCGCCGATATCCTCAACCTCGGCCACGCCGACCTGGTGGCCATGACCCGCCAGCAGATCGCCGACCCGGAAACCGTCAACAAGATCGCCGAAGGGCGGCTCGACGAGATCCGCCGCTGCATCGGCTGCAACCAGGGCTGCATCGACCGGTTGTTCGCCATCACCCATTCGTCGTGTGTGCACAATCCGGCCGCCGGTTACGAGCAGGAACTCGGTGCGGGCACCCTGATCCAGGCCACCTTCCGGCGCCGCGTCGTGGTGATCGGGGCCGGTCCGGCCGGCATGAAGGCCGCCGAGGTCGCCGCCCGGCAGGGACACGAGGTCATCCTCATCGAGCGCCGCGACCGTACCGGCGGGCAGCTGCGCATCGCCGAAAGGATCAGGGGCCGTGAAGAAATCCGCGGTGTCATCGACCACCTCGACGTGATGATCCGCAAACACGGCGTGGACCTACGGCTGGGTTGGGCACCCAGCGCCGACGACGTACTGGAGCTGCGGCCCGATCACATCATCGTGGCCACCGGCTCGGCCCCCGGACCGGACATCGTCGGCAATCTCGCGCAGGGCAAGCCCTTCACACCCGGCCTGGACCAAGAGCACGTGCTGTCGGTCTGGGACGTTCTCGAGGACGACAAGCCGGTCGGCCGGCACGTGGTGATCGTCGACGACGGAGAGGGCGGCTGGAAGGGGATCGGCCTGGCGCTGCAACTGCGGGCCGACGGCCATGAGGTCGACTTCCTGACACCGCTGCCGTACGTCGGTGCCAAGCTGGGACCGTTCAGTGCCAACCTGGCGGTGCCGCGGATCCACGCCTCCGGCATGGTGACTCACCCGTTCACCCGGCTGGAAGCGGTCACCGGGTCGACGGTGGACATCCTGGAGAAGGGCGCCCCGGCCCGAATTGCCAACGTGGACACGGTGATCCTCGCCGGCTGGCACCGTCCCGTCACCGATCTGTACTTCGCGCTCAAAGGCCGCGGCGTGCCCATCGAGCGGGTCGGCGACGCGATCGCCAGCCGCACCATGATGGACGCCGTCCACGAGGGCGAGCGCGCGGCCCGCCGGATCCGCGGCAGCGCAGCCGATACCGAGACAGCCGCGGCCGCACCGGCATTCGCCGGGTACTAA
- the hisD gene encoding histidinol dehydrogenase, giving the protein MSVLLKAPAAQAGTPHKSNPQVVETVATVLDDIRANGDAAVRKYSEQFDKWAPESFRLSEGQIAKIVADLPSTVIDDLSFVQRQVRNFAQAQRDSMHDVEIETLPGVRLGHKHVPVSASGAYVPGGRYPLTASAHMTVVTAKVAGVERVAATTPPNVGTPPPISVAAMHLAGADEIYVLGGVQAIGALAVGTETIAPVNLLTGPGNAYVAEAKRQMFGEVGIDLFAGPTEVLIIADDTADPFVVAADLLSQAEHGPDSPCVLITTSERVGRETIAEVNRQLQNLPTSPVAAVSWENHGEVHLVETLEDAFALGDTVASEHVQILTADPRRALTEMRDYGALFLGEKTCVSFGDKAIGTNHVLPTLGAARYTGGLWVGKFLKTVTYQEIDNAESSAELGRICGRAARLENFEGHARSADVRAAKFGADELPWTEHRFTSEAATVGQ; this is encoded by the coding sequence GTGTCGGTTCTACTCAAGGCGCCGGCCGCCCAGGCCGGCACGCCCCACAAGAGCAACCCGCAGGTGGTGGAGACGGTCGCCACCGTACTCGACGACATCCGGGCCAACGGCGATGCCGCGGTGCGCAAGTACTCCGAGCAGTTCGACAAGTGGGCGCCCGAGTCGTTCCGGTTGTCCGAGGGCCAGATCGCCAAGATCGTCGCGGACCTGCCGTCCACCGTGATCGACGATCTGTCCTTCGTGCAGCGCCAGGTCCGCAATTTCGCACAGGCGCAACGCGATTCGATGCACGATGTCGAGATCGAGACGCTGCCCGGTGTTCGCCTGGGGCACAAGCACGTTCCGGTGTCGGCGTCCGGGGCCTATGTGCCGGGCGGGCGGTACCCGTTGACGGCATCGGCACACATGACCGTGGTCACCGCCAAAGTGGCCGGCGTGGAACGCGTCGCCGCGACCACGCCGCCCAACGTGGGCACGCCACCGCCGATCAGTGTCGCCGCCATGCACCTGGCCGGAGCCGACGAGATCTACGTCCTCGGCGGGGTCCAGGCCATCGGTGCGCTGGCCGTGGGTACCGAGACGATCGCCCCGGTCAACCTGCTGACTGGACCGGGTAATGCCTATGTCGCCGAGGCGAAGCGCCAGATGTTCGGCGAGGTCGGTATCGATCTGTTCGCCGGGCCCACCGAGGTGCTGATCATCGCCGACGACACCGCCGATCCGTTCGTGGTGGCAGCGGACCTGCTGAGCCAGGCCGAACACGGGCCTGACTCGCCGTGCGTGCTGATCACCACCTCCGAGCGCGTCGGGCGTGAGACGATCGCCGAGGTGAACCGCCAGCTGCAGAACCTGCCCACGAGTCCGGTGGCGGCCGTGTCCTGGGAGAACCACGGTGAGGTGCACCTGGTCGAGACGCTGGAGGACGCCTTCGCCCTTGGCGACACGGTGGCCAGCGAACACGTGCAGATCCTCACCGCCGACCCGCGCCGGGCGCTCACCGAGATGCGCGACTACGGCGCGCTGTTCCTGGGGGAGAAGACCTGTGTTTCCTTCGGTGACAAGGCGATCGGCACCAACCATGTACTCCCGACGCTCGGTGCCGCCCGGTACACCGGTGGCTTGTGGGTGGGCAAGTTCCTCAAGACCGTGACGTACCAGGAGATCGACAACGCCGAATCGAGCGCCGAACTCGGCAGGATCTGTGGCCGCGCGGCACGCCTGGAGAACTTCGAGGGGCACGCCCGCTCGGCCGACGTCCGGGCCGCGAAATTCGGCGCCGACGAACTGCCGTGGACCGAACACCGCTTCACCTCGGAGGCGGCGACGGTCGGTCAGTAG